The Algoriphagus sanaruensis genome window below encodes:
- a CDS encoding DHH family phosphoesterase, translating to MEAFDSFKKELSSPKRIFITTHVKPDADALGSSLGLANYLIKKGHEVTVVTPTDYPSFLTWMKGNEFVLDFSKKDDQKQAIIALEKADIIFCLDFSVLQRVNELGEMIRKSKAYIVNIDHHQDPEDFAQFRFWSTKAAATCELIYELIVKLGDKDLVDKEIAECLYAGIMTDTGGFRHPNTTKNVHLIVAELIDHGANGSQIANWIYDSNSVNRLKFIGFAITRRLVVREDIHTAYFVISKKDLKKYQSQTGDTEGLVNYALSLDGIKLAALFSEREDGIKISFRSSSEVAINKFAASYFDGGGHKNAAGGKSTLSLKDTVEKFEKLVEECQQELFETAIAEAH from the coding sequence ATGGAAGCTTTCGATTCGTTCAAAAAAGAACTTTCCTCACCTAAAAGAATATTCATTACCACTCATGTCAAGCCGGATGCGGACGCTTTGGGATCATCCTTAGGTCTAGCCAATTACTTGATCAAAAAGGGCCATGAGGTAACTGTGGTGACACCAACAGATTATCCATCCTTTTTAACATGGATGAAGGGAAATGAGTTTGTCTTGGATTTCAGTAAAAAGGATGACCAAAAACAGGCGATAATTGCTTTAGAAAAAGCGGATATTATTTTCTGTTTGGACTTTTCTGTTCTTCAAAGGGTAAATGAATTGGGTGAAATGATCCGTAAGTCGAAGGCTTACATTGTCAACATCGATCACCACCAAGATCCCGAAGATTTTGCGCAATTCAGATTTTGGAGCACTAAAGCTGCAGCGACTTGTGAATTAATCTATGAATTAATTGTCAAGCTTGGTGATAAAGACTTGGTCGATAAAGAAATCGCCGAATGTCTGTATGCAGGTATCATGACCGATACGGGAGGATTTCGCCATCCTAACACCACCAAAAATGTACATTTAATCGTAGCTGAGCTGATCGACCACGGTGCTAATGGATCACAGATTGCCAACTGGATTTACGATTCCAATTCTGTGAATCGCCTTAAGTTCATCGGTTTTGCCATTACCAGACGATTGGTGGTCCGGGAAGATATCCATACGGCCTATTTTGTCATCAGCAAAAAAGATCTTAAAAAATATCAAAGCCAAACTGGAGACACAGAAGGTTTGGTCAATTATGCTCTATCTTTGGATGGGATAAAATTGGCTGCTTTGTTTTCTGAGCGGGAGGATGGAATAAAAATTTCATTCCGATCTAGTAGCGAAGTAGCAATCAATAAATTTGCCGCGTCTTACTTCGACGGAGGAGGACACAAAAATGCCGCAGGAGGGAAATCAACTCTGAGCCTAAAAGATACCGTAGAAAAGT
- a CDS encoding nucleoside-diphosphate kinase, with amino-acid sequence MAGNRTFTMIKPDAFEAGNSGAILKMIEEAGFKIVAMKATRLTPELAGKFYEVHKERPFYADLCKYMSSGPIFAAILEKDNAVEDFRNLIGATNPANAAEGTIRKIFAKSIEANAVHGSDSDENAAIEGSFFFNQYERVL; translated from the coding sequence ATGGCAGGAAACAGAACATTTACCATGATCAAGCCTGACGCTTTCGAGGCTGGTAACTCAGGAGCAATCCTTAAAATGATCGAGGAGGCTGGCTTCAAGATTGTGGCTATGAAAGCTACCCGTCTCACTCCAGAGCTAGCAGGCAAATTTTATGAAGTTCACAAGGAAAGACCTTTTTACGCTGATCTTTGCAAATACATGTCTTCAGGACCGATTTTCGCTGCTATTCTTGAGAAAGATAATGCTGTAGAAGATTTCAGAAATTTGATCGGAGCGACTAATCCAGCTAATGCAGCTGAAGGCACTATCCGCAAAATCTTTGCAAAATCCATCGAAGCAAATGCAGTACACGGTTCTGACTCTGACGAAAATGCAGCCATCGAAGGCAGCTTCTTCTTCAACCAATACGAACGCGTACTTTAA
- the crtD gene encoding 1-hydroxycarotenoid 3,4-desaturase CrtD → MKEARLHPKALVIGSGIAGIAAAIRLAVRGFEVEVFEANSYPGGKLSEFQLQGYRFDAGPSLFTLPEQVDELFKLAGKNPEDYFSYQKLEDICHYFWEDGTRITAFADQEKFATEVEKNLGEPRTNIHKALASSAYMYDHLAPLFLHSSLHQFSTWTNREALNSYLKMGRLGIFSTMHKANSKLFSNPKLVQLFNRYATYNGSDPYQTPATLNIIPHLEFNRGAYFPKKGMHDITLSLVRLAESIGVKFHLNTKVEEIVVENKKAVGIRVNGQLIVGDLVVNNMDMVNAYKTLLKNQKQPKKLLNQPKSSSALIFYWGIKKDFPELGLHNIFFSDDYKSEFDAIFKKGTIYADPTIYINISSVLKSDDAPAGGMNWFTMINVPNNQGQDWDHLIGEARKNMLAKIHRILGVNVEPLIEVEDFLDPRTIESRTSSAQGALYGNSSNNRFAAFLRHANYSSDIKNLFFCGGSVHPGGGIPLSLLSAKIMTEFVGR, encoded by the coding sequence ATGAAAGAGGCCAGATTGCACCCAAAAGCATTAGTAATAGGTTCAGGTATTGCTGGAATCGCTGCTGCTATTCGATTGGCAGTTCGAGGGTTTGAGGTGGAGGTTTTTGAAGCCAACTCCTATCCTGGTGGCAAGCTTTCTGAATTTCAACTTCAGGGTTATCGATTTGATGCGGGTCCTTCGCTGTTTACACTTCCAGAGCAGGTTGATGAGCTTTTTAAACTGGCTGGCAAAAACCCAGAGGATTATTTTTCTTACCAAAAACTAGAGGATATCTGTCATTACTTTTGGGAGGATGGGACGCGAATTACTGCCTTCGCAGACCAAGAAAAATTTGCAACTGAGGTAGAGAAAAATTTGGGTGAGCCAAGAACAAATATTCATAAGGCCTTGGCAAGCTCTGCCTACATGTATGATCACTTGGCACCTCTTTTTTTGCATAGTTCCCTTCATCAGTTTAGCACCTGGACCAATCGAGAAGCGCTGAATTCCTATCTTAAAATGGGTCGGTTGGGGATTTTTTCTACCATGCATAAAGCGAATTCAAAGCTTTTTTCCAATCCAAAATTGGTTCAGCTCTTCAATCGATATGCGACCTACAATGGCTCAGATCCGTATCAAACACCTGCCACACTCAATATTATCCCACATTTAGAATTTAACCGAGGGGCCTATTTCCCTAAAAAGGGGATGCATGATATTACACTTAGCCTAGTAAGGTTGGCGGAAAGTATTGGAGTCAAGTTTCACTTGAATACAAAAGTGGAGGAGATTGTGGTCGAAAATAAAAAGGCAGTAGGAATTCGGGTCAACGGCCAATTGATCGTTGGGGACTTGGTGGTCAACAATATGGATATGGTGAATGCCTATAAGACCTTGTTGAAGAATCAAAAACAACCAAAAAAGCTTCTCAATCAGCCCAAAAGTAGTTCGGCCTTGATTTTTTATTGGGGGATAAAAAAGGATTTTCCCGAGCTCGGGCTTCATAATATTTTCTTTTCGGATGATTATAAAAGTGAATTTGATGCGATTTTTAAGAAAGGGACTATCTACGCTGATCCTACGATCTATATCAATATTTCATCTGTTTTAAAATCAGATGATGCCCCTGCGGGAGGAATGAATTGGTTTACGATGATCAATGTGCCCAATAACCAAGGGCAGGACTGGGATCATTTAATTGGGGAGGCGAGAAAAAATATGCTTGCCAAAATTCACCGAATTCTGGGGGTAAATGTGGAGCCACTCATTGAAGTGGAAGATTTTTTGGATCCACGGACTATCGAATCTAGGACTTCATCTGCTCAAGGGGCATTGTATGGAAATAGCTCCAACAATCGATTTGCAGCATTTCTCCGACATGCCAATTATTCTTCTGATATCAAAAATCTTTTCTTCTGTGGTGGAAGTGTACACCCGGGTGGAGGAATACCGCTTTCCTTGCTATCTGCAAAAATTATGACGGAGTTTGTGGGTAGGTAG
- a CDS encoding DUF202 domain-containing protein yields MSNSSQPINKDLILRENLALQRTILANQTTLLAFLRTSMYFLVAGLSIKNLLNVPGHIYYQVVFYLIAIAVLIFGVINYFRHKKKIIQSEIHIGNYKLDFENK; encoded by the coding sequence ATGTCTAACAGCAGTCAGCCCATTAACAAAGACCTGATCCTTCGGGAAAATCTTGCTTTGCAGCGGACCATTTTAGCCAATCAAACCACATTATTGGCTTTTCTTAGGACCTCCATGTATTTCTTGGTTGCTGGCTTAAGTATTAAAAATCTCCTGAACGTTCCAGGTCATATATACTACCAAGTTGTTTTTTATCTGATAGCTATTGCTGTTCTCATTTTTGGGGTGATTAATTATTTCAGGCATAAGAAGAAAATCATCCAAAGTGAAATCCATATCGGTAATTACAAGTTGGATTTTGAAAATAAGTAG
- a CDS encoding RagB/SusD family nutrient uptake outer membrane protein has translation MTKFSIKNFKLVMAGAAMMGAISSCDVIELTPANLIPDQEAFATPARINSAVLGVYESAQRGFYAGAVQRGYPFGAANVEQGDMRGEDMYNDQLFYEITYTGGYNPNTANNNGMWISIYRMVNRANIVLESLPGAVENGVLTQAQADAYAGEMLFLRALAHHELLVHFARPYSDNPSAAGVPYRTFAINDVPKVPDGEAVGRGTVAEGYQKLLADLDEAEAKLPNGGAGRANKGAAIALKSRIKLHMEDWAGVLAEYEKIKSAYAVTPNPAAPFRAGGNSTDNIFNFINTDASNAGVNGALASMYGNPNNGARGLVKISPLIWTADFWLEEDARRAMTTSSSTGVFTDKYIDPVTYTDPNVILRFAEVVLNAAEANAQLGNLDAAVSLLNSVRDRALPESVPSFTAAGLGGQEGVLDAIYKERRIEFLAEGRRWADIHRLAGAGVLPGVPAKATSRSITSINFYNGTTAIPTDHAIEYASHLFIWPIPLEEIQTNSTAPIEQNPGY, from the coding sequence ATGACTAAGTTTTCAATAAAAAATTTCAAACTCGTGATGGCTGGAGCAGCCATGATGGGGGCGATTAGTTCATGTGATGTCATTGAACTAACGCCAGCTAACTTGATTCCTGATCAGGAAGCTTTCGCTACTCCTGCTCGTATTAATTCGGCAGTTCTTGGTGTTTATGAATCTGCACAGCGTGGTTTTTATGCCGGAGCAGTTCAGCGAGGTTATCCTTTTGGTGCGGCCAATGTGGAACAAGGCGATATGAGAGGTGAGGATATGTACAACGATCAGTTGTTCTATGAAATCACCTATACAGGAGGATACAATCCGAACACAGCCAATAACAATGGAATGTGGATCTCTATTTACCGAATGGTAAACAGAGCCAATATTGTATTGGAAAGCCTTCCAGGAGCAGTAGAAAACGGTGTTCTCACCCAAGCCCAAGCGGATGCATATGCTGGTGAAATGTTATTCTTGAGAGCATTGGCACATCATGAATTATTGGTGCATTTTGCCAGACCTTATTCTGACAATCCAAGCGCAGCAGGCGTACCTTATCGAACATTTGCTATCAATGACGTACCAAAAGTACCGGATGGTGAAGCTGTAGGAAGAGGCACGGTGGCCGAAGGATATCAAAAGCTGCTTGCTGATTTGGATGAAGCAGAAGCTAAACTTCCAAATGGTGGAGCAGGTCGTGCTAATAAGGGTGCTGCCATTGCTTTGAAATCCAGAATCAAACTTCACATGGAAGATTGGGCTGGTGTTTTGGCGGAATATGAAAAAATCAAATCTGCCTACGCCGTTACTCCTAATCCAGCCGCTCCTTTCAGAGCCGGAGGAAATAGTACAGATAATATCTTCAATTTCATCAATACTGATGCTTCTAACGCAGGCGTAAACGGAGCACTAGCATCCATGTATGGAAACCCAAATAATGGCGCTCGTGGATTGGTTAAAATTTCACCATTGATCTGGACCGCAGATTTTTGGTTGGAAGAAGATGCAAGAAGAGCAATGACTACTTCTAGCTCTACAGGGGTATTTACAGATAAGTACATTGATCCAGTGACCTACACTGACCCTAACGTGATTCTGAGATTTGCAGAAGTAGTGTTGAACGCTGCTGAAGCGAATGCACAGTTAGGTAATTTGGATGCTGCAGTTTCGCTTTTGAATTCTGTTAGAGACCGCGCTTTGCCAGAATCTGTACCAAGCTTTACAGCAGCAGGTCTTGGCGGACAAGAGGGAGTTCTTGATGCAATTTATAAAGAACGAAGAATCGAATTCTTAGCAGAAGGCAGAAGATGGGCTGATATCCATCGATTGGCTGGAGCTGGGGTATTGCCAGGTGTACCTGCAAAAGCTACTTCGAGATCTATCACCAGCATCAATTTCTACAATGGCACCACTGCCATTCCTACTGATCACGCGATTGAATATGCGAGCCACCTGTTTATCTGGCCGATTCCTTTGGAAGAAATCCAGACCAACAGCACTGCTCCAATCGAACAGAATCCTGGGTATTAA
- a CDS encoding SusC/RagA family TonB-linked outer membrane protein — MKKVLLGFALSFLTVMSVLAQTKTITGTVTSAEEPEGVPGASVVVKGTTQGTITDLDGRYSIQVPQDASTLVFSFVGYLTKEVAISGNTTVDVVLDPDVKLLNEVVVVGYGTQERREITGSVTSINNEAIENLVTPSFESQLAGRAPGVSVTTPSGILGARPIIRIRGVNSLTSSASPLIIIDGVPVIDADRSAVNASNPLANINPADIQSYEVLKDGSATAIYGSRAANGVILITTKRGAAGKAKVSYNTAMGFNEEVSRFELLTGDQFVEIANEKRSNLGQSTLANPGVNTDWQDLIFRKGFTQQHNLSISGGSESTKYFFSLGFTDQESAIRPNDLKRYSFRSNVDHSISKVVRIGTSLSYSMTEIFGLNNGANSLSGAIYNATRALPNVPIYDAENVAFDGFNVTANGATTGFGANLAGPDNNIPNIGFVIKNNFYRSRAHRILGSAYGEIDLATGLTARTQIGVDLTLADDLQSLDPRHGDGRSSNGSVYMAYNPAFQWNWQNTLNYQTVLAEDHNINVTAGLEYQFAKFYSFFGQGTDLSDNFYRQQNLISGSYNNQFSGGGYSESGFDSYFGRFNYSFKGKYLASFTVRNDGISDLIGDNKRGTFFGGSVGWRVSDEAFFNSDLISDLKFRGSYAEVGNTGIGSFAAFGGFSPVLGGAGAGIGYARVANGALQWETSKKFNIGFDMTIGPVTVSADYFNNDVDGLILAAPTPPSLGVPGNSINQNVGAMVNQGLEFRVLANVINKGNFSYTTDFNITLIKNEVTNLIQPLTSTYNRTEVGGPIAQLYGFKFAGVNPANGNVMYYSGDNIVQLQGASSWRAYNPADPGNTSVAGTAPTQSFLGNTLPKWQGGWSNNFKYSNWDLEIFTRFSGGNYIMNESLRGLMGLGFSNNHASILNRWTESGQVTDVPRLYSGRDANTWLTSASNSRFIEKGDFVRIQNIVLGYNVPTTALQSAFGGRIGNARVFAQVQNPFTFTKYSGLDPESNTYGGQLNFGVDWNVAPLIRTYTLGLNVGF, encoded by the coding sequence ATGAAGAAAGTTTTATTAGGTTTTGCGCTAAGCTTCCTGACAGTAATGTCAGTGCTAGCCCAAACGAAAACGATCACTGGTACAGTCACCTCGGCTGAAGAGCCTGAAGGTGTACCCGGAGCCAGCGTGGTGGTAAAAGGAACCACCCAAGGAACTATCACAGATTTGGATGGTAGATACTCCATCCAAGTGCCACAAGATGCCTCTACTTTGGTATTTAGCTTTGTTGGCTATTTGACCAAAGAGGTAGCAATTTCTGGAAATACAACAGTCGATGTTGTATTGGATCCAGATGTTAAACTTCTCAATGAAGTAGTAGTAGTCGGATATGGTACCCAAGAGCGAAGAGAAATTACGGGTTCAGTAACCTCGATCAACAATGAAGCGATCGAGAATCTGGTGACTCCTTCCTTCGAATCACAGCTTGCCGGTCGAGCTCCAGGTGTTTCGGTCACTACTCCAAGCGGTATTTTAGGAGCAAGACCTATTATTCGTATTCGTGGGGTAAACTCATTGACTTCTTCTGCGAGCCCTTTGATTATTATCGATGGAGTACCAGTTATAGATGCAGATCGATCTGCTGTCAATGCCTCTAACCCACTAGCAAACATTAATCCTGCGGATATTCAATCTTATGAAGTATTGAAGGATGGTTCTGCAACTGCTATTTATGGTTCAAGAGCTGCGAACGGTGTCATTTTGATTACAACCAAGAGAGGAGCTGCTGGCAAAGCAAAAGTTTCCTACAACACAGCGATGGGTTTCAATGAGGAAGTAAGCCGATTTGAACTTCTAACAGGTGATCAATTTGTGGAAATTGCCAATGAGAAAAGGTCTAACCTAGGTCAGTCCACCCTTGCAAATCCTGGAGTAAATACCGATTGGCAAGACTTGATCTTCCGAAAAGGTTTTACACAGCAGCATAACCTATCCATCTCTGGCGGATCTGAATCAACCAAATATTTCTTCTCTTTGGGCTTCACTGACCAGGAATCAGCGATTCGTCCTAACGATTTGAAGCGTTATTCTTTTAGATCAAACGTAGATCACAGCATTTCGAAAGTGGTAAGAATCGGAACTTCCTTGTCCTATTCGATGACCGAAATTTTCGGCTTGAATAACGGAGCAAATTCACTTTCTGGTGCGATTTACAATGCTACTCGTGCTCTTCCTAACGTTCCAATTTATGACGCTGAAAATGTTGCTTTTGATGGATTTAATGTGACTGCAAATGGTGCAACAACTGGGTTTGGTGCCAACCTAGCAGGTCCGGATAACAACATTCCAAACATTGGTTTTGTAATCAAGAATAACTTCTATCGCTCTAGAGCACACCGAATCCTAGGTTCCGCTTATGGTGAAATTGATTTGGCAACTGGCTTGACTGCTAGAACTCAAATCGGGGTTGATTTAACCTTAGCTGATGACTTGCAATCTTTGGATCCAAGACACGGTGACGGACGTAGCTCCAATGGTTCTGTGTATATGGCATACAATCCTGCCTTCCAGTGGAACTGGCAAAATACCTTGAACTATCAGACTGTACTAGCTGAAGATCATAACATCAACGTCACCGCAGGTTTGGAATATCAGTTTGCTAAATTCTACAGCTTCTTTGGCCAGGGCACAGACCTTTCTGATAATTTCTATAGACAGCAAAACTTGATTTCAGGATCTTATAACAACCAGTTCTCTGGTGGTGGATATTCTGAAAGTGGCTTTGATTCGTATTTCGGTAGATTCAACTACAGCTTCAAAGGCAAGTATTTGGCATCTTTCACTGTTCGAAATGACGGTATTTCTGATTTGATAGGAGATAACAAGCGCGGTACCTTCTTTGGTGGTTCTGTGGGATGGAGAGTTTCTGATGAAGCGTTCTTTAACTCTGACTTGATTTCTGACTTGAAATTCAGAGGATCTTATGCAGAAGTAGGTAACACTGGCATTGGTTCTTTTGCTGCCTTTGGTGGTTTCTCTCCAGTATTGGGCGGTGCAGGTGCAGGTATCGGCTACGCTCGTGTAGCTAATGGTGCGCTACAGTGGGAGACTTCCAAGAAATTCAACATTGGTTTCGATATGACTATTGGACCGGTGACTGTATCAGCAGACTACTTTAACAATGACGTAGACGGTTTGATCCTTGCAGCTCCTACTCCACCTTCTTTGGGTGTGCCTGGAAACAGCATCAATCAAAACGTAGGAGCGATGGTTAACCAAGGCTTGGAGTTTAGAGTACTTGCCAACGTAATCAACAAGGGCAATTTCTCTTATACCACAGACTTCAACATCACTTTGATCAAAAACGAAGTGACTAACTTGATCCAGCCATTAACTTCTACTTACAACAGAACTGAGGTAGGCGGACCAATCGCTCAATTGTACGGATTCAAATTTGCAGGTGTTAACCCAGCGAATGGTAACGTGATGTACTATAGCGGTGATAACATTGTTCAGCTTCAAGGTGCTTCTTCATGGAGAGCATACAACCCTGCTGATCCAGGAAACACTTCTGTAGCAGGAACTGCCCCAACTCAATCTTTCCTTGGAAATACCCTTCCTAAGTGGCAAGGAGGTTGGTCAAACAACTTCAAGTACAGCAACTGGGATTTGGAAATCTTCACTCGATTCTCAGGTGGTAATTACATCATGAATGAATCCTTGAGAGGATTGATGGGTCTTGGTTTCTCAAATAACCATGCTTCTATCCTCAATCGTTGGACAGAAAGTGGACAAGTAACCGACGTACCTAGATTATACTCTGGTAGAGATGCAAACACTTGGTTGACTTCCGCTTCTAACAGCAGATTTATCGAGAAAGGTGATTTTGTCAGAATCCAAAATATCGTTTTGGGATACAATGTGCCAACTACTGCACTTCAAAGTGCTTTCGGTGGAAGAATCGGAAATGCTAGAGTATTTGCTCAGGTTCAGAATCCATTCACCTTCACCAAGTATTCTGGTTTGGATCCAGAATCCAATACCTATGGAGGTCAGTTGAACTTTGGTGTAGACTGGAACGTGGCGCCGCTGATCCGTACTTACACCTTGGGTCTAAACGTAGGATTCTAA
- the thpR gene encoding RNA 2',3'-cyclic phosphodiesterase, with protein sequence MKNMEKYFLAILPSEEIFNRAEQIKNELKEKFNVKYALKSPAHITVKMPFPFDENREAQLIEKLGSFLKSYPCFDLRIAGIHHFGNRVIYSKVAESEALRTLQEDLRKFCRLHLHLVEELSDRNYTPHMTLAFKDIKPKIYDQIFEFVNKQPIEGAFSVHQICLLKKVEGRWKVIFHLDLQCKS encoded by the coding sequence ATGAAGAATATGGAGAAATACTTTTTAGCAATCCTTCCCAGTGAGGAGATTTTCAATCGGGCTGAGCAAATCAAAAACGAACTCAAGGAAAAGTTTAACGTCAAATATGCCCTTAAATCTCCTGCCCATATTACTGTAAAAATGCCCTTTCCTTTTGATGAAAATCGTGAAGCGCAGTTAATTGAAAAGTTGGGTAGCTTTCTCAAATCGTATCCCTGCTTTGACCTACGAATCGCAGGAATTCATCATTTTGGAAATCGGGTCATCTATTCCAAAGTAGCCGAATCGGAAGCATTGAGGACACTTCAGGAGGACCTGAGAAAATTTTGTAGGCTTCATCTCCATTTAGTTGAAGAGTTAAGTGATCGAAATTATACTCCTCATATGACCCTTGCATTCAAAGATATCAAGCCAAAGATCTATGATCAGATATTTGAATTTGTGAATAAACAACCGATCGAAGGAGCTTTTTCAGTCCATCAAATTTGCCTTTTAAAAAAGGTAGAAGGCAGATGGAAAGTGATTTTTCACCTGGATTTACAGTGTAAAAGCTGA
- a CDS encoding universal stress protein has translation MKYFPKAMVGLDLTEMDDILIKKTAAYVQFLGIEKCYFLHVSKNLEIPQEILEQYPNLIAPSDESIESILQNKLAELDFPKEVEVEVFVEEGSHPLDTFLRWAKLKDVDLIIMGRKEELEGSGVLADGVAKKAPCSILLFQERRPVIFPKKIVIPTDFSGHNHMIYDFGERIADQVGAKLIPLHMTKVPHGYSKTGKSYEEFVEIMKENAHTAFKKFVSKHHHPELDCEVIVDDERNPGVQITEFAQKIDADMIILGSRGRTSSAAIILGSTAEKVIHSNKALPMLIFKKKGETMDFFDALFRI, from the coding sequence ATGAAGTACTTTCCAAAAGCAATGGTTGGGTTGGATCTAACCGAAATGGACGATATCCTGATCAAAAAAACTGCTGCTTATGTCCAATTTTTAGGGATAGAAAAATGCTATTTTCTCCATGTTTCCAAAAACCTTGAAATTCCTCAGGAGATTCTCGAACAATATCCTAACCTAATTGCTCCATCTGACGAATCTATTGAATCAATACTCCAAAACAAGCTGGCTGAACTTGACTTTCCTAAAGAGGTAGAAGTGGAGGTTTTTGTGGAAGAGGGAAGTCACCCCTTGGACACTTTCTTAAGATGGGCCAAACTTAAAGATGTGGACCTCATCATCATGGGTAGAAAAGAGGAGCTGGAAGGAAGCGGGGTTTTAGCAGATGGAGTGGCTAAAAAAGCCCCGTGCTCTATTTTGCTTTTTCAGGAGCGTAGACCGGTTATTTTTCCTAAGAAAATTGTCATACCTACAGACTTTTCTGGACACAACCATATGATCTATGATTTTGGAGAACGAATTGCTGATCAGGTGGGAGCAAAACTAATTCCCCTACACATGACGAAGGTTCCACATGGATATTCAAAAACTGGAAAGTCTTATGAGGAATTTGTCGAAATCATGAAAGAAAATGCTCATACCGCATTTAAAAAATTCGTCAGCAAGCATCATCACCCAGAATTAGACTGCGAAGTTATTGTAGATGACGAAAGAAATCCTGGTGTGCAAATCACGGAGTTCGCTCAAAAAATTGACGCTGATATGATTATCCTGGGATCAAGGGGAAGAACTTCCTCTGCCGCAATTATTCTAGGGAGTACGGCAGAAAAAGTCATTCACTCGAATAAGGCACTTCCAATGCTCATTTTCAAGAAGAAAGGTGAGACCATGGATTTCTTCGATGCTTTATTCCGGATTTAA
- a CDS encoding class I SAM-dependent methyltransferase, protein MLTDNSISCKFCGHSDLHTYPAEERMFGIGGNFTYGECQKCGSLQLITIPEDLSVYYPSDYYSFSTLKKSDFKNQLLKKVRLRVFLATGLKSIAPIYGSWLKKIKPSFNSKIADVGCGNGQLLYELFASGFRNLHGFDPFMEKSVEVEKGLSLWKKTIEESDDRFDLIMMHHSFEHMENPELVLKSCFDKLNPGGYLLIRCPVGDSEVWKEKHQYWVQLDAPRHLIIPTVKGLTDLAEKVGLKKDEVVFDSTDFQFWGTAIYEKGISLRKSKLGEHFSKDELVALKQKALQFNQEGKGDQACFYFKKA, encoded by the coding sequence ATGCTTACTGATAATTCGATTTCCTGTAAATTTTGCGGCCATTCTGACTTACATACCTATCCTGCAGAGGAGAGAATGTTTGGAATAGGAGGGAATTTCACTTACGGAGAATGCCAAAAATGTGGTTCCCTTCAATTGATCACTATTCCGGAGGATTTGTCTGTTTACTATCCAAGTGACTACTATTCTTTTTCTACTCTCAAGAAATCTGATTTCAAAAATCAGCTTCTTAAAAAAGTCAGATTGCGAGTTTTTTTGGCCACTGGTTTAAAATCCATAGCCCCCATTTATGGCTCGTGGTTGAAAAAGATTAAACCTTCTTTCAATTCCAAAATTGCAGATGTTGGCTGCGGGAATGGGCAACTTCTCTACGAATTATTTGCTTCTGGTTTTAGAAATCTTCACGGGTTTGACCCCTTTATGGAAAAATCTGTAGAAGTTGAAAAAGGGCTTTCTCTTTGGAAAAAAACGATCGAGGAGTCAGACGATCGATTTGATTTAATCATGATGCACCATTCATTTGAGCACATGGAAAATCCAGAGTTGGTTCTTAAATCTTGTTTTGACAAGCTCAACCCAGGGGGATATTTACTGATTCGCTGTCCTGTGGGGGATTCCGAAGTTTGGAAAGAAAAACACCAATATTGGGTTCAATTGGATGCTCCAAGACACCTCATTATTCCTACCGTAAAAGGGCTAACCGATCTTGCAGAAAAAGTTGGGTTAAAAAAGGACGAAGTAGTCTTTGATTCTACGGATTTCCAATTTTGGGGAACGGCGATTTATGAAAAAGGGATTAGTTTACGAAAAAGTAAACTAGGGGAACACTTTTCTAAAGACGAGCTGGTTGCTTTAAAACAAAAAGCCCTCCAATTCAATCAGGAGGGCAAAGGAGATCAGGCTTGTTTTTATTTTAAGAAAGCTTAA